The proteins below are encoded in one region of Terriglobia bacterium:
- a CDS encoding sigma-70 family RNA polymerase sigma factor: TVLRIPAFCRDYALEGDIEGPKRGSEWPLDQLESCCARLWRFDREHKDPRVNVLVREAREQKRHIDHARDALILANLRLVVHIAKKYLNHGISFMDLIQEGNIGLMKAVEKFEYERGNKFSTYAYWWIKQAIERAIADKARIIRIPVHVNEKIKKISRVARELGETLGRKPTPQEIAKKLRMPVAKVEEILGVVQEPQALEDVSSSDDDSPGLLRFVADPNAPSPLERTVDRELREKIKETLRVLNTREEEIIRLRFGIGREMPYTLEEIGRVMALSRERVRQIEATALKKIQSAQECGDLREFLT, encoded by the coding sequence ACCGTCCTGCGCATTCCCGCGTTCTGCCGGGACTACGCGCTCGAGGGGGACATCGAGGGACCGAAGCGTGGGAGCGAGTGGCCTCTGGACCAGCTCGAGTCCTGCTGCGCACGGCTGTGGAGGTTCGACCGGGAGCACAAGGATCCGAGGGTGAACGTTCTCGTGCGGGAGGCGCGGGAGCAGAAGCGGCACATCGATCACGCCCGCGACGCGCTGATCCTCGCCAACCTACGCCTCGTGGTCCACATCGCGAAGAAATACCTGAACCACGGGATTTCCTTCATGGACCTGATCCAGGAAGGAAACATCGGCCTCATGAAGGCGGTGGAGAAATTCGAGTACGAGCGAGGGAACAAGTTCTCCACGTACGCCTACTGGTGGATCAAGCAGGCGATCGAGAGGGCCATTGCCGACAAGGCCCGGATCATCCGTATCCCCGTGCACGTCAACGAGAAGATCAAGAAGATTTCGAGGGTCGCCCGCGAGCTCGGCGAGACGCTGGGCCGGAAGCCGACGCCGCAGGAGATCGCCAAGAAGCTGAGGATGCCGGTGGCGAAGGTCGAGGAGATCCTCGGCGTCGTCCAGGAGCCGCAGGCGCTCGAGGACGTTTCGTCTTCCGACGACGACAGCCCGGGCCTTCTCCGGTTCGTCGCGGACCCGAACGCGCCGTCTCCCCTCGAGAGAACGGTGGATCGTGAGCTCCGGGAGAAGATCAAGGAAACCCTGAGGGTCCTGAACACGCGGGAAGAGGAAATCATCCGGCTGCGATTCGGCATCGGCAGGGAGATGCCTTACACCCTCGAGGAGATCGGCCGGGTCATGGCGCTCTCGCGCGAGCGGGTCCGCCAGATCGAGGCCACCGCTCTCAAGAAGATCCAGTCGGCCCAGGAGTGCGGCGACCTCCGGGAGTTCCTGACCTGA